AGCACCCCGATTTTCGCTCCATAAAAAAACGACAGCGATATATCCTTCAGCACTGTCCTGTTGGGCTTGTGAATCTTGCTCACACGCACCATGGAAAAGATGATCTTGTTGTCCATTCTAATCTCGGATTTCAGATTTCAGATTTCAGATGACAAATCAGACAGGAGCAGGGATTGCTTCCTTTCGTGTTTTCAGGAATGCCTGGCTTCATGCCGGAAGCAATCCCTGATTTCAGATGGCAGATGGCAGAAATCTGCAATCTGCAATTTGCAATCTGCCATTTGTTAGTTGCTCCAGGGAATAGGCAGCTCGAGGCGGTGGAGTTTGGCTTCGACCTCTTCGCGTTCCATGTTGCGCTTGATTTCCTCACCACGGGGTGGAAGGATTTCGTGTTCGATAGCGATGTCGATCGCTTTTTCCAGATCGCCCGCTGCGACGGCGGAAACGATGCTCAGGTCGAGGCTGGTCATTTCCATGCCATTGAACTGATAGTCCATGAAGGCTTCCCAGGCGACGGGACACCAGCGCTTGACAATCTCATTGCCGATCACTTCGGCGTAGGCGCGGATTTCATACTGTGCATGCGATTCCATGCGCAGATAAAGGAAATGCAGGAGATTGTGGAGATCAATTTTCCAGTACGCCTCGGTATATGTCGCCAGGGGCAGATCCTTGCGGGCCTGTTCACGGGCTACGCCTGCTTCGATGCGCTCATTGTAGATACTGCGCGCAAGTTCATGCAGTTGGGTTTCCTGTTCGGTGAAATGCGCACCCTGCGCTGCGTCCACGGCACCTTCACTCCCCTGCCTGTTCGTCGTGGCCTGTAT
The bacterium genome window above contains:
- the thyX gene encoding FAD-dependent thymidylate synthase, with translation MQEFEHLERPVVPELDAILGHPFKVLDDGFVRVVDYMGDDSSIVQAARVSYGKGTKKLRQDRGLIRYLLRHHHTTPLEMCEIKLHVRVPMDAWRQWIRHRTANVNEYSTRYSLAIDAAQRTLPGEWRIQATTNRQGSEGAVDAAQGAHFTEQETQLHELARSIYNERIEAGVAREQARKDLPLATYTEAYWKIDLHNLLHFLYLRMESHAQYEIRAYAEVIGNEIVKRWCPVAWEAFMDYQFNGMEMTSLDLSIVSAVAAGDLEKAIDIAIEHEILPPRGEEIKRNMEREEVEAKLHRLELPIPWSN